In Dama dama isolate Ldn47 chromosome 9, ASM3311817v1, whole genome shotgun sequence, the following proteins share a genomic window:
- the LOC133061472 gene encoding small ribosomal subunit protein eS8-like: protein MGISRDNWHKRRKTGGKRKPYHKKRKYEPGRPAANTKTGPRRIHTVRVRGGNKKYRALRLDVGNFSWGSECCTRKTRIIDVVYKASNSELVRTKTLVKNCTVLIDSTPYRQWYGPHYALPLGRKKGAKLTPEEEEILNKKRSKKIQKKYDERKKNAKSSSLLEEQFQQGKLLACIASRPGQCGRADGYVLEGKELEFYLRKIKARNGK, encoded by the coding sequence ATGGGCATCTCTCGGGACAACTGGCACAAGCGCCGTAAGACCGGGGGCAAGAGAAAGCCCTACCACAAGAAGCGGAAGTATGAGCCGGGACGCCCCGCTGCCAACACCAAGACTGGCCCCCGCCGCATACACACAGTCCGTGTGCGGGGAGGCAACAAGAAGTACCGGGCCTTGAGGCTGGACGTGGGGAACTTCTCCTGGGGCTCGGAGTGTTGTACACGCAAGACAAGAATAATCGATGTTGTCTATAAAGCATCCAACAGCGAACTGGTCCGCACCAAGACGCTGGTGAAGAACTGTACTGTGCTCATCGACAGCACACCGTACCGACAGTGGTACGGGCCCCACTATGCACTGCCCCTGGGCCGCAAGAAGGGGGCCAAGCTGACTCCTGAGGAGGAAGAGATTTTAAACAAGAAACGATcaaagaaaattcagaagaaatacgatgagaggaaaaagaatgcgAAAAGCAGCAGTCTCCTAGAGGAGCAGTTCCAGCAGGGCAAGCTTCTTGCATGCATCGCTTCAAGACCAGGCCAGTGTGGCCGAGCAGACGGCTATGTGCTAGAGGGAAAAGAGCTCGAGTTCTATCTGAGGAAGATCAAGGCCCGGAACGGCAAATAA